Proteins encoded in a region of the Malaciobacter mytili LMG 24559 genome:
- a CDS encoding ectoine synthase, with protein MIVRDIKQIIGTSKEVFAKEGQWISRRMLLKDDKMGFSFHETIIKANTKTHIHYKNHLEAVYCVEGNGKIEDLRTGKVYEIYNGVMYALNNHDEHNLYGGSEDMRLICVFNPPIKGTENHDENGVYPLEN; from the coding sequence ATGATAGTAAGAGATATAAAACAAATTATTGGCACATCAAAAGAAGTTTTTGCAAAAGAAGGACAATGGATAAGTAGAAGAATGCTTTTAAAAGATGACAAAATGGGATTTTCTTTTCATGAAACTATAATAAAAGCAAATACTAAAACTCATATACACTATAAAAACCATTTAGAAGCAGTTTATTGTGTGGAAGGTAATGGAAAAATAGAAGACTTAAGAACAGGGAAAGTTTATGAAATATATAATGGAGTTATGTATGCTTTAAATAACCATGATGAACATAATTTATATGGAGGAAGTGAAGATATGAGACTTATTTGTGTTTTTAATCCTCCTATTAAAGGAACTGAAAATCATGATGAAAATGGAGTTTATCCATTAGAAAACTAA
- a CDS encoding TPR end-of-group domain-containing protein: protein MIRFILLLLVPLFVFSLDKPTDSLVEKKIKKLEKPLYTPFVENYILNDLKQLRQENKELKVELYQTLAKKEVEISTNAINYATSTINNIFYIIAAASSLLVIIGLNSIRDVNQKIKNIVDEKVSKLIDDYEQRMSLIEKDLDKRSKQVLQNQKEIEKTNTIQSLWIRASQETTASGKIEIFDDILNLRANDVEALTYKAEAALNLNEANWALHLTNQALEIDDKYANAFFQRAKAQLFLGYNDFAMNDLEEALKLNEQYIEEIENDEEFNSLKKISKFSNLIKKYKQDS from the coding sequence ATGATTCGATTTATACTACTATTATTAGTGCCTTTATTTGTTTTTTCTTTAGATAAACCTACTGATTCTTTAGTAGAAAAAAAAATAAAAAAACTTGAGAAACCCCTTTATACACCTTTTGTAGAAAACTATATTTTAAATGATTTAAAGCAATTAAGACAAGAGAATAAAGAGTTAAAAGTTGAACTTTATCAAACTTTAGCAAAAAAAGAAGTAGAAATTTCTACAAATGCAATAAATTATGCAACTTCAACTATAAATAATATTTTTTATATTATAGCAGCGGCTAGTTCACTTTTAGTAATTATAGGATTAAACTCAATAAGAGATGTAAATCAAAAAATCAAAAATATAGTTGATGAAAAAGTTTCAAAACTTATTGATGATTATGAACAAAGAATGAGCCTAATTGAAAAAGATTTAGATAAAAGATCCAAACAAGTTCTGCAAAATCAAAAAGAGATTGAAAAAACAAATACCATTCAGTCTTTATGGATAAGAGCTTCACAAGAGACAACAGCAAGTGGGAAAATAGAGATTTTTGATGATATATTAAATTTAAGAGCAAATGATGTGGAAGCTTTAACTTATAAAGCAGAAGCAGCCCTTAATTTAAATGAAGCAAATTGGGCTTTACACCTTACAAATCAGGCATTAGAGATTGATGATAAATATGCAAATGCCTTTTTTCAAAGAGCAAAAGCTCAACTTTTTTTAGGTTATAATGATTTTGCAATGAATGATTTAGAAGAAGCTTTAAAATTAAATGAACAATATATTGAAGAAATAGAAAATGACGAAGAGTTTAATAGCCTAAAAAAAATTAGTAAATTTTCAAATTTAATAAAAAAATATAAACAAGATTCTTAA
- the ectB gene encoding diaminobutyrate--2-oxoglutarate transaminase: MRIFENLESEVRGYIRSFPTIFNKAKGAKLTDEQGVEYIDFFAGAGTLNYGHNNEQISKALVEYIQNDGIIHGLDMATTAKKEFMQTFDSLILKPRNLEYKLQFTGPTGTNAVETALKLARLVKGRSNIVAFTNGYHGLSQGSLAVTGNNEYRDESYISRINATFMPFDGYFEDMNTLKYFRKFLEDGSSGMDLPAAVILETIQGEGGINVASKKWLQELEAICREFDILLIIDDIQVGNGRSGEFFSFEFAGINPDMVTLSKSIGGGLPMALLLFKPDLDQWKPGEHTGTFRGNNLAFVASKVSLENYWQNEDLSNAVKYKEKILKQFLEKIAQKYKNEYEIKIRGRGLAYGFEVKNDKSIASELSSYCFEEKLIIETCGSDSQVVKFLPPLVIDEELLKEGLSRFEKAVDRLFKEKKQKLKEEF, from the coding sequence ATGAGAATATTTGAAAATTTAGAATCAGAAGTAAGAGGTTATATTAGAAGTTTTCCAACTATTTTTAATAAAGCTAAAGGTGCAAAATTGACCGATGAGCAAGGAGTTGAATATATTGATTTTTTTGCAGGTGCAGGAACATTGAACTATGGGCATAATAATGAACAAATAAGTAAGGCATTAGTTGAATATATACAAAATGATGGAATTATTCATGGTTTAGATATGGCAACAACAGCAAAAAAAGAGTTTATGCAAACTTTTGACTCACTAATTTTAAAACCTAGGAATTTAGAATATAAACTTCAATTTACAGGCCCAACAGGAACAAATGCAGTTGAAACTGCCTTAAAATTAGCAAGATTAGTAAAAGGAAGAAGCAATATTGTTGCTTTTACAAATGGTTATCATGGTCTATCACAAGGTTCTCTTGCAGTAACAGGAAATAATGAATATAGAGATGAAAGTTATATTAGTAGAATAAATGCAACATTTATGCCATTTGATGGATATTTTGAAGATATGAATACTTTAAAATATTTTAGAAAATTCCTAGAAGATGGAAGTAGTGGTATGGATTTACCAGCAGCTGTAATTTTAGAGACTATTCAAGGGGAAGGTGGAATTAATGTAGCTTCTAAAAAGTGGTTACAAGAGTTAGAAGCTATTTGTAGAGAGTTTGATATTTTACTTATTATTGATGATATTCAAGTAGGAAATGGAAGAAGTGGAGAGTTTTTTTCTTTTGAATTTGCAGGAATAAATCCAGATATGGTAACTCTTTCAAAATCTATTGGTGGAGGTTTACCTATGGCTTTATTACTTTTTAAACCTGATTTAGATCAATGGAAACCAGGAGAACACACAGGAACATTTAGGGGTAATAATCTAGCTTTTGTAGCCTCTAAAGTCTCTTTGGAAAACTATTGGCAAAATGAAGATTTATCAAATGCAGTTAAATATAAAGAAAAAATTTTAAAACAATTTCTAGAAAAAATTGCACAAAAATATAAAAATGAATATGAAATTAAAATAAGAGGAAGAGGTTTAGCTTATGGATTTGAAGTTAAAAATGATAAATCAATAGCTAGCGAACTCTCTTCATATTGTTTTGAAGAAAAATTAATAATCGAGACTTGTGGAAGTGATAGTCAAGTTGTTAAGTTTTTACCTCCATTAGTAATAGATGAAGAATTATTAAAAGAAGGTCTTTCAAGATTTGAAAAAGCAGTTGATAGATTATTTAAAGAAAAAAAACAAAAATTAAAAGAGGAATTTTAA
- a CDS encoding choice-of-anchor I family protein has product MYKVSLVIGVLVLTLFFNGCAKQQVNNTNLITVEQIAKYKTNKKSATEIVAFDEKTNRIFSTNDADNTLDIIQVIYDEKTKKAKLQLLSSIDLSKFGASVQSVAVKNSKVAAAIGSTNKIKKKGKVVVFNTNAELLSQTIVGYLPDMVTFNEDGTKILVANEAEPDATFGKYKDVEGSIGIITLSNTDKEDNSKGYKEVTFSNANLLKSKDNTKVRLGKSNDKSLDLEPEYITVSENYAYITLQENNALAKVDINKATLEFVKSFGLKDYTLKSKIDIEEEGKILLKNYKGLYGLYMPDSIASYKVNNKTYLVTANEGDGRTYCSKKDINCKNPIFTDEEKISKLKLDSSLISTYQNENDLKVLTDMGDIDFDGDYDRLYAFGTRSFSIWDSNGDLIWDSLDELSILTANYMPTLFNQDKGKMDKRSGNKGIEPEALTVGKIDEKIYAFIGLERQNAIIVYNITNPYKPSFVKYIISNSEDLSPEGMTFISKENSPTKNALLLVAFEGSGSIVMYEIK; this is encoded by the coding sequence ATGTATAAAGTAAGTTTGGTTATTGGGGTATTAGTTTTAACTTTATTTTTTAATGGTTGTGCAAAGCAGCAAGTAAATAATACAAATTTAATTACAGTTGAACAAATTGCTAAATATAAAACCAATAAAAAAAGTGCAACAGAAATTGTTGCTTTTGATGAAAAAACTAATAGGATATTTTCAACAAATGATGCAGATAATACTTTAGATATTATTCAAGTTATATATGATGAAAAAACAAAAAAAGCTAAATTGCAGCTTTTATCTTCAATTGATTTATCAAAATTTGGAGCAAGTGTACAAAGTGTTGCAGTAAAAAATAGTAAAGTAGCTGCGGCTATTGGCTCTACTAATAAAATAAAAAAGAAAGGAAAAGTAGTTGTTTTTAATACAAATGCAGAACTTTTATCTCAAACTATAGTAGGATATTTACCTGATATGGTAACTTTTAATGAAGATGGTACAAAAATTTTGGTTGCAAATGAAGCAGAACCTGATGCAACTTTTGGTAAATATAAAGATGTTGAAGGAAGTATAGGCATAATAACTTTAAGTAATACTGATAAAGAAGATAATTCAAAAGGATATAAAGAAGTTACTTTTTCAAATGCAAATTTATTAAAATCAAAAGATAATACAAAAGTAAGATTAGGAAAAAGCAATGATAAAAGCTTAGATTTAGAGCCTGAATATATAACAGTAAGTGAAAATTATGCTTATATAACACTTCAAGAAAATAATGCCTTAGCAAAAGTAGATATTAATAAAGCTACTTTAGAGTTTGTAAAATCTTTTGGGCTAAAAGATTATACTTTAAAAAGTAAAATAGATATTGAAGAAGAGGGCAAGATTTTACTTAAAAACTATAAAGGTTTATATGGATTATATATGCCAGATTCAATAGCTTCTTATAAAGTAAATAATAAAACTTATTTAGTTACTGCAAATGAAGGTGATGGAAGAACATACTGTTCAAAGAAAGATATAAACTGTAAAAATCCAATCTTTACTGATGAAGAAAAAATTAGCAAATTAAAATTGGATTCTTCTTTAATTTCTACATATCAAAATGAAAATGATTTAAAAGTTCTAACTGATATGGGAGATATTGATTTTGATGGTGATTATGATAGATTATATGCTTTTGGTACAAGAAGTTTCTCAATTTGGGATTCAAATGGCGATTTAATTTGGGATAGTTTAGATGAACTTTCTATATTAACAGCAAATTATATGCCTACTTTGTTTAATCAGGATAAAGGGAAAATGGATAAAAGAAGTGGCAATAAAGGCATTGAACCAGAAGCTTTAACAGTAGGAAAAATAGATGAAAAAATATATGCTTTTATTGGTCTAGAAAGACAAAATGCAATTATTGTTTATAATATTACAAATCCATATAAACCAAGTTTTGTAAAATATATTATTTCAAATAGTGAGGATTTATCTCCTGAGGGTATGACTTTTATATCAAAAGAAAATAGCCCTACAAAAAATGCTTTATTATTGGTTGCTTTTGAAGGTAGTGGTTCTATTGTAATGTATGAGATAAAATAA
- the cptA gene encoding phosphoethanolamine transferase CptA, translating into MKFNQENWINIGKYFLLFFYFSAVYQSLCFIFDISGFIGLREAFYMNFLWLIPILIFQKYSKQIAAAIGVFLWLASLPSLCYFLLYNQEFSQSVIYIIFESNIVEGTEFFKTYFVWWLIPAIVIYSIIPYYFWKSLKNINIHINKTLILIPLSLLIVTKTFAKLYIVGDTSMQRAVIKQIDKMQAATPWNLVLGYIAYKEVLANMEELLTQNSNLPPVENLKNLSIEEENTLVLVIGESTNRNRMSLYGYKRDTTPRLNSIKDELVVFKNVYSPRPYTIEVLQQALTFADEKNPDLYLTKVNLLNIMKQAGYKTYWITNQQTQTQRNTMLTTFSKIADEQIYLNNNRRQNSSSYDEVVLEPFNKVLNDTLTKKKFIVVHLLGTHSRYDYRYPENFAKFDGLKVSPLLNEKQTNSYNSYDNAVYYNDYVVSNLISSVKALNTSASLLYLSDHGEEVFDEVNLEKMGRNEGAPTSAMYSVPFIIYGNKKWQESNNISKLKTYTNRLYSSSNLLYTFSDFAKLDFKDLDLSKSIISESFEQKPVFIGDPYNKAKLRDLVKTPFETKTIKIGA; encoded by the coding sequence ATGAAATTTAATCAAGAAAATTGGATTAATATAGGTAAATATTTTCTTTTATTCTTCTATTTTTCAGCAGTTTATCAAAGTTTATGTTTTATTTTTGATATTTCGGGATTTATAGGTTTAAGAGAAGCTTTTTATATGAATTTTCTATGGTTAATCCCAATCTTGATATTTCAGAAGTATTCTAAACAAATCGCAGCAGCCATTGGTGTATTTTTATGGCTAGCTTCGCTACCAAGTTTATGTTATTTCTTATTATATAATCAAGAATTTTCACAAAGTGTAATATATATTATATTTGAATCAAATATTGTTGAAGGAACAGAGTTTTTTAAGACTTATTTTGTTTGGTGGCTTATACCTGCAATAGTTATTTATTCTATTATTCCATACTATTTTTGGAAAAGTTTAAAAAATATAAATATTCATATAAATAAAACTTTAATTTTAATTCCTTTAAGTCTTTTAATAGTTACGAAAACTTTTGCAAAGTTATATATAGTTGGAGACACTTCTATGCAAAGAGCAGTAATTAAACAGATAGATAAAATGCAAGCTGCAACTCCTTGGAATCTAGTTTTAGGATATATAGCTTATAAAGAGGTATTAGCAAATATGGAAGAATTACTTACACAAAATAGTAATTTGCCACCTGTTGAAAATTTAAAAAATCTTTCAATAGAAGAAGAAAATACTTTAGTTTTAGTTATTGGTGAATCTACAAATAGAAATAGAATGAGTTTATATGGTTATAAAAGAGATACTACTCCAAGACTTAATAGTATAAAAGATGAATTAGTAGTATTTAAAAATGTATATTCTCCAAGACCTTATACAATAGAAGTCTTACAACAAGCCTTAACTTTTGCCGATGAAAAAAATCCAGATTTATATTTAACAAAAGTAAATTTGTTAAATATTATGAAACAAGCTGGGTATAAAACTTATTGGATAACAAACCAACAAACACAAACTCAAAGAAATACAATGCTTACAACTTTTTCAAAAATAGCGGATGAGCAAATTTATTTAAATAATAATAGAAGACAAAATAGTTCTTCTTATGATGAAGTAGTTTTAGAACCTTTTAATAAGGTTTTAAATGATACTTTAACAAAAAAGAAATTTATAGTTGTACATCTTTTGGGAACTCATTCACGATATGATTATAGGTATCCTGAGAATTTTGCAAAATTTGATGGCTTAAAAGTTTCACCTTTATTAAATGAAAAACAAACAAATAGTTATAATAGTTATGATAATGCAGTTTATTATAATGATTATGTGGTATCAAATTTAATTAGTTCTGTAAAAGCTTTAAATACTTCAGCTTCTTTATTATATCTGTCAGATCACGGTGAAGAAGTTTTTGATGAAGTAAATCTTGAAAAAATGGGTAGAAATGAAGGTGCCCCAACAAGTGCTATGTACTCTGTACCTTTTATAATATATGGAAATAAAAAATGGCAAGAGAGTAATAATATATCTAAATTAAAAACTTATACAAATAGACTTTACTCTTCTTCAAATCTTCTTTATACTTTTTCAGACTTTGCAAAATTGGATTTTAAAGATTTAGATTTATCAAAAAGTATTATAAGTGAGAGTTTTGAACAAAAACCTGTTTTTATTGGAGACCCATATAATAAAGCAAAATTAAGAGATTTAGTAAAAACTCCTTTTGAAACAAAAACTATAAAAATTGGAGCTTAA
- the rsmH gene encoding 16S rRNA (cytosine(1402)-N(4))-methyltransferase RsmH, whose product MDIPHIPVLYQETLEAFKDINDGYIIDCTTGFAGHSSGLILQNKNIKLICNDQDDEALAFSKNRLKEFENRVTFNKGNFEHVIEKFKDYEIRGVLADIGVSSLQLDKLQRGFGFESETLDMRMDQTKSLDASVVVNNYSQVELEKIFKEYGEVREYKKVASLIVNNRPFHSAKQLAELLSKKMHKGKIHPATLPFQAIRIEVNDELGVLTRLFDSIENANLKNCIVAIISFHSLEDRIVKNYFKKWSKSCICPSEALRCTCGNNHALGKIITKKPITPTKEEIKTNPRSRSSKLRIFKFD is encoded by the coding sequence ATGGATATTCCACATATTCCCGTCTTATATCAAGAGACTTTAGAAGCTTTTAAAGATATAAATGATGGATATATTATAGATTGTACAACTGGTTTTGCAGGGCATAGTTCGGGGCTTATCTTACAAAATAAAAATATAAAACTTATTTGTAATGACCAAGATGACGAGGCTTTAGCTTTTTCTAAAAACAGATTAAAAGAGTTTGAAAATAGGGTTACTTTTAATAAAGGTAATTTTGAACATGTTATTGAAAAATTTAAAGATTATGAAATTAGAGGTGTTTTAGCAGATATTGGAGTCTCTTCTTTACAGCTTGATAAACTTCAAAGAGGTTTTGGGTTTGAAAGTGAAACTTTAGATATGAGGATGGACCAAACTAAATCACTTGATGCAAGTGTTGTTGTAAATAACTATTCTCAAGTAGAATTAGAAAAAATCTTTAAAGAGTATGGAGAAGTTAGAGAGTATAAAAAAGTAGCTTCACTTATAGTTAATAATAGACCTTTTCATTCAGCTAAACAATTAGCAGAGCTTTTATCTAAAAAAATGCATAAAGGAAAAATACATCCTGCAACTCTACCTTTTCAGGCAATTAGAATTGAAGTAAATGATGAATTAGGAGTTCTTACTAGACTTTTTGATTCAATTGAAAATGCAAATTTAAAAAATTGTATAGTAGCAATTATTTCATTTCATTCTTTAGAAGATAGAATTGTAAAGAATTATTTTAAAAAATGGAGTAAATCTTGTATTTGTCCAAGTGAGGCTTTAAGATGTACTTGTGGAAATAATCATGCTTTAGGTAAAATAATTACAAAAAAACCAATAACTCCTACAAAAGAAGAGATAAAAACAAATCCAAGAAGTAGAAGTTCAAAATTAAGGATTTTTAAGTTTGATTAA
- the ectA gene encoding diaminobutyrate acetyltransferase: MNKQINIEQPTKKHAKEIFKLVNRCKPLDINSEYLYLLQTTYFKDTCSVALMENKAIGFISGYLVPNKKDTLFIWQVAVDEIARGEGLAKKLLLEILQRDNLQEVEYIHTTISPSNIPSQKFFEKFASDLNTTIKKSILFDKDDFNNGHEQEVLYEIGPFKKGKK, encoded by the coding sequence ATGAATAAACAAATCAACATAGAACAACCCACCAAAAAGCATGCAAAAGAGATATTTAAGCTAGTCAATAGATGCAAACCGCTAGATATAAATTCTGAATATCTGTATCTTCTTCAAACAACATATTTTAAAGATACTTGTAGTGTAGCCCTTATGGAAAATAAGGCTATAGGATTTATATCTGGTTATTTAGTTCCCAATAAAAAAGATACACTTTTTATTTGGCAAGTGGCAGTTGATGAAATAGCAAGAGGAGAAGGTCTTGCAAAAAAACTACTTTTAGAAATACTTCAAAGAGATAACTTACAAGAAGTGGAGTATATCCATACTACAATTTCTCCTAGTAATATACCTTCGCAAAAATTCTTTGAAAAATTTGCAAGTGACTTAAACACAACAATAAAAAAAAGTATTTTATTTGATAAAGATGATTTTAATAATGGACATGAACAAGAGGTACTATATGAAATAGGCCCATTTAAAAAAGGAAAAAAATGA
- a CDS encoding flagellin — protein sequence MQINNNVQPYQSPYVDPSKALERVSTGLAINKAADNASALSIADTLRTQSNGYVQAIENANSAIASTQIADKAISEQSNILDTVKEKLLQASTATTSQEGRDALFKDIQKLMKGFDAIASSTSYNGESLLQASKTNQNATTSQSYQIGTESSNTIDTTSIQANSIGVGLNDLITKDSASFTASDAKDYLSKVDKAINTLNDYRSDLGSTQNQLASSGRNLITQEIQTRSAQTEISGANIAQEISNFNKQNVLSQVGTYTQSQFNITQQTVLRLLT from the coding sequence ATGCAAATAAATAATAATGTACAACCGTATCAAAGTCCTTATGTAGATCCTTCAAAAGCTCTTGAAAGAGTTTCAACAGGATTAGCAATTAATAAAGCTGCGGATAATGCTTCAGCTTTATCAATTGCTGATACTTTAAGAACACAGTCAAATGGCTATGTGCAAGCAATTGAAAATGCCAATAGTGCTATTGCTTCAACTCAAATTGCTGATAAAGCTATAAGTGAACAATCTAATATTTTAGATACTGTAAAAGAAAAACTTCTTCAAGCTTCAACTGCTACTACTTCACAAGAAGGCAGAGATGCTCTTTTTAAAGATATTCAAAAACTAATGAAAGGTTTTGATGCAATTGCAAGTAGTACAAGCTATAATGGAGAGTCTTTATTACAAGCTTCCAAAACAAATCAAAATGCAACAACTTCACAATCCTATCAAATAGGTACAGAAAGTTCAAATACAATAGATACTACTTCTATACAAGCAAACTCTATTGGAGTTGGATTAAATGACTTAATTACTAAAGATTCAGCAAGTTTTACTGCCTCTGATGCAAAAGATTATTTATCAAAAGTAGATAAGGCTATTAATACTTTAAATGATTATAGAAGTGATTTAGGTTCAACGCAAAATCAATTGGCTAGTTCAGGAAGAAACTTAATAACACAAGAGATTCAAACTAGGTCAGCACAAACTGAAATAAGCGGAGCAAATATTGCTCAAGAGATTAGTAATTTTAATAAACAAAATGTTTTATCTCAAGTTGGCACATATACTCAATCTCAATTTAATATTACCCAACAAACCGTTTTAAGACTTCTTACTTAA
- a CDS encoding aspartate kinase, which produces MKVCKFGGSSVKNSIQIKKVIEILKDDKNRKVIVVSAPGRDEKYNEKITDHLLNISKDGTHLEISSKESYNAIINKYTKLCEDLQIDKSKIIEPLKEQLTNCSLDKEKKEAFFLSRGEHYNAKLIYLYMKKLGFKIKLMLPEEFGFLLSSCYTNGKVQEKTYENIKNHFILEEEQRVIVPGFYGITNENEIAVMSRGGSDLTGGELAYALDAQIYENWTDTNGVYEVDPRIIPQAEVIPRLTFKELRLLSSKGFNVFHFNAMLNCKKSKIPIRVRNTNNPSNEGTLILSERVPVEKLVGIAKLDNMASIHIQKDMLGEEVGFTAELLKIFEEFNINTHHYPTDKDDLAILVEQDDLKGKINNLRREIDKRLKPDNIIITYSLAIITLVGIGLKEDSFTIVDALYALKQNNISFEMFDMSPSKISFHIGVSQNIADIALKTLYNNLLENKG; this is translated from the coding sequence ATGAAAGTATGTAAATTTGGTGGAAGTTCAGTCAAGAACTCCATACAAATAAAAAAAGTAATAGAAATATTAAAAGATGATAAAAATAGAAAAGTCATTGTTGTATCTGCACCTGGACGAGATGAAAAATATAATGAAAAAATCACTGACCATCTTTTAAATATCTCAAAAGATGGTACTCACTTAGAAATAAGTTCAAAAGAAAGCTATAATGCCATAATAAATAAATATACTAAACTTTGTGAAGATTTGCAAATTGATAAAAGCAAAATAATAGAGCCTTTAAAAGAACAATTAACAAATTGTTCTTTAGATAAAGAAAAAAAAGAAGCCTTTTTTCTTTCTAGGGGAGAGCATTATAATGCAAAACTTATCTATTTATATATGAAAAAACTAGGTTTTAAAATAAAACTTATGTTACCTGAAGAGTTTGGTTTTCTTTTATCTTCTTGTTATACAAATGGAAAAGTACAAGAAAAAACTTATGAAAATATTAAAAATCATTTTATCTTAGAAGAGGAACAAAGAGTGATTGTTCCAGGCTTTTATGGAATAACAAATGAAAATGAAATTGCTGTTATGAGTAGAGGTGGTTCTGATTTAACAGGTGGAGAATTAGCTTACGCTTTAGATGCACAAATATATGAGAATTGGACAGATACAAATGGAGTTTATGAAGTAGATCCAAGAATAATACCCCAAGCAGAAGTTATTCCAAGATTAACTTTTAAAGAGTTAAGACTTTTAAGTTCAAAAGGTTTTAATGTATTTCATTTTAACGCAATGTTAAATTGCAAAAAAAGTAAAATCCCAATTAGAGTTAGAAATACAAATAATCCCTCAAATGAAGGAACTTTAATATTAAGTGAAAGAGTTCCAGTAGAAAAACTTGTAGGTATTGCAAAATTGGATAATATGGCTTCAATTCATATTCAAAAAGATATGTTAGGGGAAGAAGTAGGCTTTACAGCAGAATTGCTTAAAATCTTTGAAGAGTTTAATATCAATACCCATCACTACCCTACTGATAAAGATGATTTAGCAATATTGGTTGAACAAGATGATTTAAAAGGAAAAATTAATAATTTAAGAAGAGAAATTGATAAAAGATTAAAACCTGATAATATTATAATAACTTACTCTTTAGCAATTATTACTTTAGTTGGAATTGGCTTAAAAGAAGATAGTTTTACAATTGTAGATGCTTTATATGCTTTAAAACAAAATAATATATCTTTTGAAATGTTTGATATGAGTCCTTCTAAAATCTCTTTTCATATTGGAGTATCACAAAATATTGCAGATATTGCTTTAAAAACTTTATACAATAATTTATTAGAAAACAAAGGTTAA
- a CDS encoding YnfA family protein, producing the protein MFNNLVIFFLSAFFEIFGCFSFWLYFRLDKTFWWIPIGIISLVLFSYLLTRIDVENAGRVYAIYGGIYILSSLLWLILIEKESFNKWDIVGSFLALAGAFIIFIGNRSN; encoded by the coding sequence ATGTTTAATAATTTAGTAATCTTCTTTTTATCAGCATTTTTTGAAATATTTGGATGCTTTTCATTTTGGCTATATTTTAGACTTGATAAAACTTTTTGGTGGATTCCAATTGGTATTATTTCATTAGTTCTATTCTCATATTTATTAACAAGAATTGATGTAGAAAATGCTGGAAGAGTTTATGCTATTTATGGAGGTATTTATATTTTATCTTCTTTGCTATGGCTTATATTAATAGAAAAAGAAAGTTTTAACAAATGGGATATTGTAGGTTCATTTTTGGCATTGGCTGGTGCATTTATAATATTTATTGGAAATAGAAGTAATTGA
- a CDS encoding HU family DNA-binding protein has product MNKAEFIDAVAAKAGLSKKDAKNAVDAVLDTITETLVKRDSVSFIGFGTFTTSQRAERTAKVPGTDKTVTVPATTVAKFKVGKALKEAVAK; this is encoded by the coding sequence ATGAACAAGGCTGAATTTATCGATGCAGTAGCTGCAAAAGCTGGTTTATCTAAAAAAGATGCAAAAAACGCTGTTGATGCAGTATTAGATACAATTACAGAAACTTTAGTAAAAAGAGATTCTGTTAGTTTCATCGGATTTGGAACATTTACTACTTCTCAAAGAGCTGAAAGAACAGCTAAAGTTCCAGGAACTGATAAAACTGTTACAGTACCAGCTACTACTGTTGCTAAATTTAAAGTTGGTAAAGCTTTAAAAGAAGCTGTAGCTAAGTAA
- a CDS encoding class II aldolase and adducin N-terminal domain-containing protein, with product MIDKNIVKLLSDLSLTMFRKNFFGIYHGAISAKVDHNSFIINTSDAIFDEMSEKSFCQLSTTKQDYRWKIASIESHIHATIYNNIHEAKYIAFGVPIYTTAYTLDHNKIVLDDYFGKTMFGEVPVIDPGDFNTWYDRNALEITKYLKETNSHVMIIKGVGMYVYDRDINLLVKRVAILENSCRLLSIRSSYR from the coding sequence ATGATAGATAAAAATATAGTTAAGTTACTAAGTGATTTATCTCTAACAATGTTTAGAAAAAACTTTTTTGGTATTTATCATGGAGCCATTTCTGCAAAAGTTGATCATAACTCTTTTATTATAAATACTTCTGATGCCATTTTTGATGAAATGAGTGAAAAATCTTTTTGTCAATTAAGCACAACAAAACAAGATTATAGATGGAAAATTGCAAGTATAGAATCTCATATTCATGCAACTATATATAATAATATTCATGAAGCAAAATATATTGCATTTGGTGTTCCAATTTATACAACTGCATATACTTTAGACCATAATAAAATAGTTTTAGATGATTACTTTGGTAAAACTATGTTTGGAGAAGTACCGGTTATTGATCCAGGGGATTTTAATACTTGGTATGATAGAAATGCCTTAGAAATTACAAAATATTTAAAAGAAACAAACTCTCATGTAATGATAATAAAGGGAGTTGGAATGTATGTTTATGATAGAGATATTAACCTTTTAGTTAAAAGAGTTGCGATATTAGAAAATAGCTGCAGATTATTAAGTATTAGGTCTTCATATAGGTAG